One Streptomyces sp. B21-105 genomic region harbors:
- a CDS encoding RsiG family protein → MSTPSTERSATHRPPAQRSDSPVLPVEPPEQELAGLSLPELRTLRRDAQRDEADLSYVRRLLQGRIDILRAELARRSPTGAASVVDRLPEILTDGPARHRSSARHVTLGTPHSEEGRRLAADMLADVELSDLDARTDLELHEAMARLVRYEQQVSSRRQHLQRTADESGAEITRRYREGEAQVEDLLV, encoded by the coding sequence ATGAGCACACCGAGTACCGAGCGGTCGGCGACACACCGGCCGCCCGCACAGCGCAGCGACAGCCCCGTGCTGCCCGTCGAACCGCCCGAGCAGGAGCTGGCCGGGCTGAGCCTGCCCGAGCTGCGCACCCTGCGCCGGGACGCCCAGCGCGACGAGGCCGACCTCAGTTACGTACGACGGCTGTTGCAGGGCCGGATCGACATTCTGCGCGCCGAGCTGGCCCGGCGCTCGCCGACGGGGGCGGCGTCCGTGGTGGACCGGCTGCCGGAGATCCTCACGGACGGCCCGGCCCGGCACCGTTCCTCCGCACGTCACGTGACCCTGGGCACCCCGCACAGTGAGGAGGGCCGGCGGCTGGCCGCCGACATGCTGGCCGACGTCGAGCTCTCCGACCTCGACGCCCGCACGGACCTCGAGCTGCACGAGGCGATGGCCCGGCTGGTGCGTTACGAGCAGCAGGTCTCCAGCCGCCGTCAGCACCTCCAGCGGACGGCCGACGAGTCCGGCGCGGAGATCACCAGGCGGTACCGGGAGGGGGAGGCGCAGGTGGAGGACCTGCTGGTGTGA
- a CDS encoding GNAT family N-acetyltransferase, with amino-acid sequence MTSRASRASRASLPVDTRLITDSELPDWIRALDTGFLIPPVLTEQLLAERRAAISESRSRTSGAFDAGRCVATFRSFPQELTAVGGAAVPADAISNVTVSPTHRRRGLLTRLMTDDLTAAKERGDVVATLIAAEYRIYGRYGFGPATTTTAWSIDVARAGLDPRRSGQPEEGRIDLVDGDEVRKAGPGLHERLRRAQPGAVSRSDKWWDIQTGVANPTGEPWTEPYYAVYRSPDGEVEGMVAYRADDKWSDAKQPLNTASVRWLIAVTPAAERALWHYLCSIDWITRVKSGWRSPGDLLPLYLPDPRAATVTTQADWLWVRILDVVRALEARTYDAAGSLVLEVVDGAGLAGGRFLLDATPDGASCAPTTRSADLTLDIGELATLWLGDESAGRLAALGRLREERAGAARGADALLRTSGRPWCPDMF; translated from the coding sequence ATGACCAGCCGAGCCAGCCGAGCCAGCCGAGCCAGCCTCCCCGTCGACACCCGTCTGATCACCGACTCCGAACTCCCCGACTGGATACGGGCCCTGGACACGGGCTTCCTGATCCCACCGGTCCTCACCGAACAGCTGTTGGCGGAACGCCGAGCGGCCATCTCGGAATCCCGTTCCCGCACGTCGGGCGCCTTCGACGCGGGCCGCTGCGTCGCCACGTTCCGCTCCTTCCCGCAGGAGCTCACCGCCGTCGGCGGCGCCGCCGTCCCGGCCGACGCGATCTCCAACGTCACCGTCTCGCCCACGCACCGCCGCCGCGGCCTCCTCACCCGACTGATGACCGACGACCTCACGGCCGCGAAGGAGCGCGGGGACGTCGTGGCCACGCTCATCGCGGCCGAGTACCGGATCTACGGCCGCTACGGCTTCGGGCCGGCCACCACGACGACCGCGTGGTCGATCGACGTGGCGCGTGCCGGTCTCGACCCGCGCCGGTCGGGTCAGCCGGAGGAGGGCCGGATCGACCTCGTCGACGGCGACGAGGTCCGCAAGGCGGGCCCGGGGCTGCACGAGCGGCTGCGGCGCGCCCAGCCCGGCGCCGTCAGCAGGAGCGACAAGTGGTGGGACATCCAGACCGGGGTGGCGAACCCGACCGGTGAGCCCTGGACCGAGCCCTACTACGCGGTGTACCGCTCGCCGGACGGCGAGGTGGAGGGAATGGTCGCCTACCGGGCCGACGACAAGTGGAGCGATGCCAAGCAGCCGCTGAACACGGCGTCGGTGCGGTGGCTGATCGCGGTGACGCCGGCCGCGGAGCGCGCCCTGTGGCACTACCTGTGCTCCATCGACTGGATCACCCGGGTGAAGTCGGGCTGGCGCTCCCCGGGCGACCTGCTGCCGCTCTACCTGCCGGACCCGCGCGCGGCGACCGTCACCACGCAGGCGGACTGGCTGTGGGTGCGGATCCTGGACGTCGTACGGGCCCTGGAGGCGCGTACCTACGACGCGGCGGGCTCGCTGGTGCTGGAGGTCGTGGACGGGGCCGGCCTGGCCGGCGGCCGCTTCCTGCTGGACGCGACCCCCGACGGCGCTTCCTGCGCGCCGACCACCCGCAGCGCCGACCTCACGCTCGACATCGGTGAGCTGGCGACGCTGTGGCTGGGGGACGAGTCCGCGGGGCGGCTGGCGGCGCTGGGCCGGCTCCGCGAAGAACGAGC
- the dtd gene encoding D-aminoacyl-tRNA deacylase, protein MRAVVQRVDGASVVVDGETVGEISGEGLCVLVGVTHEDTKEKADQLARKLWSVRMLHDEKSCSDIDAPLLVISQFTLYGDARKGRRPTWNAAAPGPVAEPLVDEVVARLRALGATVATGRFGAQMRVSLTNDGPFTVLLEI, encoded by the coding sequence ATGCGAGCGGTGGTGCAGAGGGTGGACGGCGCGAGCGTCGTCGTGGACGGCGAGACGGTCGGCGAGATCAGCGGCGAGGGGCTGTGCGTCCTGGTCGGCGTGACCCACGAGGACACGAAGGAGAAGGCCGACCAGCTCGCCCGCAAGCTCTGGTCGGTGCGCATGCTGCACGACGAGAAGTCGTGCAGCGACATCGACGCCCCACTGCTGGTGATCAGCCAGTTCACGCTGTACGGCGACGCCCGCAAGGGCCGCCGCCCCACCTGGAACGCGGCAGCCCCCGGCCCGGTCGCCGAGCCCCTCGTCGACGAGGTCGTCGCCCGGTTGCGCGCCCTGGGCGCGACGGTGGCGACGGGCAGGTTCGGCGCGCAGATGCGCGTCTCCCTCACCAACGACGGCCCCTTCACGGTCCTGCTCGAGATCTGA